Proteins encoded together in one Heliomicrobium undosum window:
- the scfB gene encoding thioether cross-link-forming SCIFF peptide maturase translates to MTNQPASPWWSDLAGYDFSAHLFTFAHGDVAFCYDVNSNSLHRLDETARRVIEALAAAQGDGSAARETLVRDAGMDGDTVDEVLAELGELKAAGLLFTGDPLAEGYARRKETGEVLPGGSSPEERAATAVAAPFTDPVVKALCLHVAHDCNLRCGYCFAGTGPFGGDRSLMPAETGKQAIDFLLAHSQGRNHVEIDFFGGEPLLNFDVVKELVAYAKQRSAEEGKILKLTLTTNGLLLDDETGRYLNEEGLSVVLSLDGRREVHDRMRPYVDGSGSYDDVAANLLAFVQSRGGEDYYVRGTFTGHNPDFAADALHIHDLGFCHISVEPVVAPPDVDYALQQEHIEHMDEQYRILAEEIIRRRQAGQPLNFFHFNLDLAHGPCLAKRLSGCGAGFEYMAVAPNGDLYPCHQFVGREDYRLGNVATGLTGQAIARAFADAHVYHKEGCPTCWARFLCSGGCHANNEAASGDLHIPAAMSCHLAKMRLKWALYAQAMAATPEA, encoded by the coding sequence ATGACAAACCAGCCCGCTTCCCCCTGGTGGTCCGACCTGGCCGGCTACGATTTTTCCGCGCACCTGTTTACCTTTGCCCATGGCGATGTGGCCTTTTGCTATGATGTGAACTCCAACTCGCTGCACCGCCTCGATGAGACGGCGCGGCGGGTGATCGAGGCGCTCGCAGCCGCGCAGGGCGACGGATCCGCTGCGCGGGAGACCCTTGTGCGCGATGCCGGGATGGACGGGGACACCGTGGACGAGGTGCTGGCCGAACTGGGTGAACTGAAGGCGGCGGGCCTGCTCTTTACCGGTGATCCGCTGGCGGAAGGCTATGCGCGCCGGAAAGAAACGGGGGAGGTTCTCCCTGGCGGTTCCTCTCCGGAAGAAAGGGCCGCCACTGCCGTTGCCGCCCCCTTCACTGACCCTGTCGTCAAAGCCCTCTGCCTGCATGTGGCCCACGACTGCAACCTGCGCTGCGGCTACTGTTTCGCTGGGACAGGCCCCTTCGGCGGCGACCGCAGCCTCATGCCGGCTGAGACGGGCAAACAGGCTATCGATTTCCTGCTCGCTCACTCGCAGGGGCGTAATCATGTGGAGATCGACTTCTTCGGCGGCGAGCCCTTGCTCAACTTTGACGTCGTCAAGGAACTGGTCGCCTACGCCAAGCAGCGATCCGCCGAAGAGGGGAAAATCCTCAAGCTCACTTTGACGACAAACGGGCTGCTGCTCGACGACGAAACGGGCCGCTACCTCAACGAGGAGGGGCTGTCGGTCGTCCTTTCCCTCGACGGCCGCCGCGAGGTTCATGACCGCATGCGGCCCTATGTGGACGGCTCCGGCTCCTATGACGACGTGGCCGCCAACCTGCTCGCTTTTGTCCAATCGCGGGGCGGCGAGGATTACTATGTGCGGGGGACCTTCACCGGACACAACCCCGACTTTGCCGCTGACGCCCTGCACATCCACGACCTCGGATTCTGCCACATCTCGGTGGAACCGGTGGTGGCCCCGCCGGACGTGGACTACGCCCTTCAGCAAGAACATATCGAACACATGGACGAGCAGTACCGCATCCTGGCCGAGGAGATCATCCGCCGCAGACAAGCGGGGCAGCCCTTGAACTTTTTCCACTTCAACCTTGACCTGGCCCACGGTCCTTGCCTGGCCAAGCGCCTCTCCGGCTGTGGCGCCGGTTTTGAATACATGGCCGTTGCCCCTAACGGCGACCTCTATCCCTGCCACCAGTTTGTGGGCCGGGAAGACTACCGCCTCGGCAATGTGGCGACCGGGCTGACCGGCCAAGCCATCGCCCGCGCCTTCGCCGACGCCCATGTCTACCACAAGGAAGGTTGTCCCACCTGCTGGGCCCGCTTCCTCTGCTCCGGCGGCTGCCATGCCAACAACGAGGCAGCGTCGGGCGACCTGCACATCCCGGCGGCGATGAGTTGCCACCTGGCGAAGATGCGCCTGAAATGGGCGCTTTACGCCCAGGCCATGGCGGCTACGCCGGAAGCGTGA
- the scfA gene encoding six-cysteine ranthipeptide SCIFF, producing the protein MSKHIVTVQKGALQATAQTGGCGECQTSCQSACKTSCTVGNQVCQKG; encoded by the coding sequence GTGAGCAAGCACATCGTCACTGTGCAGAAAGGCGCTCTGCAGGCGACGGCGCAAACCGGCGGCTGCGGCGAATGCCAGACCTCCTGCCAATCGGCCTGCAAGACCTCCTGTACCGTAGGGAACCAGGTTTGCCAGAAAGGCTAA
- the lgt gene encoding prolipoprotein diacylglyceryl transferase, with translation MPDPIAFYIGTHPIHWYGILISSALLIGTLVAQRETVRQGIDPDFLYNLILYATPLALIGARAYYVIFNWKYYANDLSEVVAIWHGGLGIFGALIVAFAFGWYYTRKHGVSFWQIADIAAPSIILGQAIGRWGNFFNQEAYGYPTDLPWAMMIAGEMRHPTFLYESIWDIIGFLLLLVLRRRPWMRRGEVFLFYLAYYSFGRFWIEGLRMDSEMVGDFRLPQILSLAWMLFAVALYYYRRKKGYADEPATPERAALDAHKG, from the coding sequence TTGCCCGATCCGATCGCCTTTTATATCGGCACCCACCCGATCCACTGGTACGGGATCCTGATCAGCAGCGCCTTGCTCATCGGCACGCTCGTGGCGCAGCGAGAGACGGTGCGACAGGGGATCGACCCTGACTTTCTCTACAACCTGATCCTGTACGCCACGCCCTTGGCGCTGATCGGCGCGCGCGCCTATTACGTCATCTTCAACTGGAAGTACTACGCCAATGACCTGAGCGAGGTGGTGGCCATCTGGCACGGCGGCCTCGGGATATTTGGCGCCCTGATCGTCGCCTTTGCCTTCGGCTGGTATTACACGCGCAAACATGGCGTATCTTTTTGGCAGATAGCCGACATCGCTGCACCGTCGATCATCCTCGGCCAGGCCATTGGCCGCTGGGGAAACTTTTTTAACCAGGAGGCCTACGGCTACCCGACCGATCTCCCCTGGGCGATGATGATCGCCGGGGAGATGCGGCACCCGACCTTCCTCTACGAGTCGATCTGGGACATCATCGGCTTCCTCCTGCTGCTTGTCCTGCGCCGCCGCCCCTGGATGCGCCGGGGCGAGGTGTTCCTCTTCTACCTCGCCTATTACTCCTTCGGGCGCTTCTGGATCGAGGGACTGCGCATGGATTCGGAGATGGTCGGCGACTTCCGGCTGCCCCAGATTCTGAGCCTGGCATGGATGCTCTTTGCCGTCGCGCTCTATTACTACCGGCGGAAAAAGGGATACGCAGACGAGCCGGCCACGCCGGAGCGGGCGGCTTTGGACGCCCATAAGGGCTGA
- a CDS encoding adenylosuccinate synthase has translation MSSVVVVGAQWGDEGKGKITDFLAQKADLVARYQGGNNAGHTVVVKGKEFKLHLIPSGILYPDKTCIIGNGVVIDPGVLIEELKYLEGEGISADNLRISGRAHVIMPYHRRLDEVEEERRGANKIGTTKRGIGPCYVDKIARVGIRMADLLDPEEFRARLEQNVTAKNELFEKIYGVEGFDAQAIFDEYRAYAERLQAYITDTSVLLDDARKEGKNILFEGAQGTLLDIDHGTYPFVTSSHPIGGGATVGSGVGPTTINKVLGVVKAYTTRVGEGPFPTELNDETGDLIRKAGHEFGTTTGRPRRCGWFDAVIMRYSVRVSGLTCMAVTKLDVLDQLPVIKICVGYRYQDEVITHFPESLKKLAQCEPVYEEMPGWMSDTTGCRTLEELPEKARLYVKRLEELCGCPASILAVGPDREQTIELEDAF, from the coding sequence ATGTCATCGGTCGTAGTCGTCGGCGCCCAGTGGGGCGACGAAGGGAAAGGCAAGATTACCGACTTTCTGGCCCAAAAAGCAGACCTTGTCGCGCGCTACCAGGGGGGGAACAACGCGGGACATACAGTGGTCGTCAAGGGCAAGGAGTTCAAGCTCCACCTGATCCCTTCGGGTATCCTCTACCCCGATAAAACCTGTATCATCGGCAACGGCGTCGTCATCGACCCCGGCGTGCTGATTGAGGAACTCAAGTACCTGGAAGGCGAGGGCATTTCCGCCGATAACCTGCGCATCTCCGGACGCGCCCACGTGATCATGCCCTACCACCGCCGCCTCGACGAGGTTGAGGAAGAGCGCCGCGGCGCCAATAAAATCGGGACGACCAAGCGGGGCATCGGCCCCTGTTACGTCGACAAAATTGCCCGGGTGGGCATCCGCATGGCCGACCTGCTGGATCCGGAGGAGTTCCGGGCCAGACTGGAGCAGAACGTGACCGCCAAAAACGAGCTCTTTGAAAAGATCTACGGCGTCGAGGGTTTCGACGCGCAGGCGATCTTTGACGAATACCGCGCCTATGCCGAACGGCTTCAAGCCTACATCACCGACACATCGGTCCTCCTTGACGACGCCCGCAAGGAAGGCAAAAACATCCTCTTTGAAGGCGCCCAGGGGACTCTGCTGGACATCGACCATGGCACCTACCCCTTCGTCACCTCGTCCCATCCCATCGGCGGCGGCGCCACCGTCGGCTCCGGCGTCGGTCCGACGACGATCAACAAGGTCCTCGGCGTCGTCAAAGCCTACACGACCCGCGTCGGCGAGGGGCCCTTCCCGACGGAACTGAACGACGAGACAGGCGACCTGATCCGCAAAGCCGGCCATGAGTTCGGCACCACCACCGGACGTCCCCGCCGTTGCGGCTGGTTTGACGCCGTCATCATGCGCTACTCCGTCCGTGTCAGCGGCCTGACCTGCATGGCTGTCACCAAGCTGGATGTTCTCGATCAACTGCCGGTGATCAAGATCTGTGTCGGCTACCGCTATCAGGACGAGGTCATCACCCATTTCCCTGAGAGCTTGAAGAAGCTGGCCCAGTGTGAACCGGTCTATGAAGAGATGCCCGGTTGGATGAGCGACACGACCGGTTGCCGCACCCTGGAAGAACTGCCGGAAAAGGCACGCCTCTACGTAAAGCGCCTGGAAGAGCTCTGCGGATGCCCCGCGTCAATCCTGGCTGTCGGTCCCGACCGCGAACAGACGATCGAACTGGAAGACGCTTTTTAG
- a CDS encoding beta-class carbonic anhydrase, which yields MSRLDQILAANREFMRRLPDEFVHPDCAPVAKTPSRGLAVFTCMDTRLVDFLEPAMGIRRGEAKVIKNAGNSVTGPFEATIRSLVVAVFELGVEEVMVIGHKDCGLSNTTAEGLKAKMLARGISPDALHMVEDELESWVDRFHHPCENVQEVVLRIRTNPLIPKDVPVHGLMFDPHTGEIEILVNGYEAVAQYKETSVISE from the coding sequence ATGAGCCGATTAGATCAAATCCTCGCCGCAAACCGTGAATTCATGCGCCGCTTACCCGATGAGTTCGTCCATCCCGACTGCGCTCCCGTGGCAAAAACGCCCAGCCGGGGCTTGGCTGTTTTCACCTGCATGGATACACGGCTCGTCGATTTTCTTGAACCCGCCATGGGCATCCGTCGCGGCGAAGCCAAAGTCATCAAAAACGCCGGCAATTCGGTGACCGGTCCCTTTGAGGCCACGATCCGCAGTCTCGTCGTGGCCGTCTTCGAACTGGGCGTGGAAGAGGTCATGGTCATCGGGCACAAGGATTGCGGACTTTCAAACACAACAGCCGAAGGGCTCAAGGCAAAAATGCTCGCCCGCGGCATCTCGCCTGATGCGCTGCACATGGTGGAAGATGAACTGGAGTCCTGGGTCGATCGGTTCCACCACCCCTGTGAAAACGTGCAGGAGGTGGTCCTCCGCATCCGGACCAATCCCCTGATCCCGAAGGATGTGCCGGTCCACGGCCTCATGTTTGACCCCCATACGGGAGAGATCGAGATCCTGGTGAACGGCTACGAGGCGGTAGCGCAATACAAGGAGACTTCCGTCATATCCGAGTAA
- the dnaB gene encoding replicative DNA helicase, with product MSTLFDRLPPQNIEAEQSVLGAMLLDADAVYKATELLKPEDFYKEAHQTVFRTLVTLSQRGEAVDLVTLTEELRQTGSLERVGSIPYLIELGNVVPTAANVEHYAKIVAEKSLLRQIIRASTKITQKGYEATEEVDQLLDEAEQAFLDIAQRQARDGMVPLRDVLVATLDHIEHLYNRKGDVTGVATHFRELDRMTSGLQPSDLIIVAARPAMGKTAFCLNIAQNAAVRDKVPVAVFSLEMSREQLVQRMLSSEALIDQQRLRTGALTEQDWDTLTNAITPLSDAPIYIDDTAGITVMEMRAKCRRLKTEKNLGLIVIDYLQLMQGGGSRRSENRQQEISEISRSLKALARELSVPVVALSQLSRSVEQTTDKKPNLSHLRESGALEQDADMVMFIYREEYYIPDTEKKGIAEIIIAKHRNGPVGSVELGFLKEFTKFVNRDYR from the coding sequence ATGAGCACCCTTTTTGACCGCCTGCCCCCTCAAAACATCGAAGCCGAACAGTCGGTGCTGGGCGCCATGCTCCTCGACGCCGACGCCGTGTACAAGGCGACAGAACTCTTAAAGCCGGAGGACTTCTACAAGGAAGCCCATCAGACCGTCTTCCGGACGCTGGTGACCCTCTCCCAGCGGGGCGAGGCCGTCGACCTGGTCACACTGACGGAGGAGCTCCGTCAGACGGGGAGCTTGGAGCGCGTCGGCAGCATCCCCTACCTGATCGAACTGGGAAACGTGGTGCCGACGGCGGCCAACGTGGAGCACTACGCCAAAATCGTCGCGGAAAAATCCTTGCTCCGCCAGATCATCCGCGCCTCCACGAAGATCACCCAGAAGGGCTACGAAGCCACGGAAGAAGTGGACCAACTGCTCGACGAGGCCGAGCAGGCCTTTTTGGATATTGCCCAGCGCCAGGCCCGCGACGGCATGGTCCCTTTGCGGGACGTGCTCGTGGCCACATTGGACCACATCGAGCACCTCTACAACCGCAAGGGCGATGTGACCGGCGTGGCGACCCACTTCCGCGAACTGGACCGGATGACATCGGGCTTGCAGCCTTCGGACCTGATCATCGTCGCCGCCCGCCCCGCCATGGGGAAGACGGCCTTCTGCCTGAACATCGCCCAGAACGCCGCTGTCCGGGACAAGGTGCCCGTCGCCGTCTTCAGCCTGGAAATGTCGCGGGAACAACTGGTCCAGCGGATGCTCTCCTCAGAGGCGCTCATCGACCAGCAGCGGTTGCGCACGGGCGCGCTGACCGAACAGGATTGGGACACGCTGACCAACGCCATCACCCCCCTGTCAGACGCGCCCATCTACATCGACGACACGGCCGGCATCACCGTCATGGAGATGCGGGCCAAGTGCCGGCGGCTGAAGACGGAAAAAAACCTGGGGCTCATCGTCATCGACTACCTGCAGTTGATGCAGGGCGGCGGCAGCCGGCGCTCGGAGAACCGGCAGCAGGAGATCTCCGAGATCTCCCGATCCTTAAAAGCCCTGGCCCGCGAGCTGAGCGTGCCGGTCGTGGCCCTCTCCCAGCTCTCCCGTTCGGTGGAGCAGACGACCGACAAGAAGCCAAACCTGAGCCACCTGCGCGAATCGGGCGCCCTCGAACAAGACGCCGACATGGTCATGTTCATCTACCGCGAGGAGTACTACATACCGGATACGGAGAAAAAAGGCATCGCCGAGATCATCATCGCCAAGCACCGTAACGGCCCCGTCGGCTCGGTGGAACTGGGCTTTTTGAAGGAGTTCACCAAGTTCGTCAACCGGGATTACCGGTAG
- the lonC gene encoding Lon family ATP-dependent protease gives MKKIMETLNRTRLSQLISRRSDEDLLARQVDALFGTLSDIYGADKLVLRASKLEILPLMRSNQLEERVWALQRLVLHGPAPQKPPAAKEIPEILNEIEDEIAGIIARRSVEDKLEKLVADKMQERHEEYMREIKMQVLKETGGPENAQTLKRLAQLEKMNNVTLARSAMEMLRPQQLNEVVGQERAVQAILSKLASPYPQHILCYGPPGVGKTTAARLAFQAAKSRTVTPFPDEAPFVEVDGTTLRWDPREVTNPLLGSVHDPIYQGARRDLADTGIPEPKLGLVSEAHSGVLFIDEIGEMDPMLLNKLLKVLEDKRVSFDSAYYDPLDPNVPQWIKKIFDEGAPADFILVGATTRGPGELNPALRSRCAEIFFEPLTPADIKDIIENAGQRLEVSLEAGVADLIAEYTIEGRKAVNLLADAYGLALFRREETEGLEKEAHSKAGSTESSKSGAMTSDGKAPIIGVTCDDVLEVLRTARLSPYVTRKGEHKAETGRIFGLGVAGFVGSVLEIEAVAFPANGEGKGHIRFNDTAGSMAKDSVFNAASVFRRLSGKELADFDLHVNVVGGGNIDGPSAGLAIFLSVYSAIQEIPLWQDVAVTGEISLRGGVKAVGGIFEKIYGARQAGIRRVLIPKENEKDVPSGLTGIEVIPVETVDEALALIQSGPAIVSAEQAS, from the coding sequence ATGAAAAAAATCATGGAGACTTTGAACCGGACGCGGCTGAGCCAATTGATCAGCCGCCGTTCCGATGAGGATTTGCTGGCCCGCCAGGTGGACGCGCTCTTCGGCACCCTTTCTGACATCTACGGCGCCGACAAGCTGGTGCTGCGGGCGAGCAAGCTCGAGATCCTGCCGCTGATGCGCTCCAATCAACTGGAGGAGCGCGTCTGGGCCTTGCAGCGCCTCGTCCTGCACGGCCCGGCGCCGCAGAAGCCGCCGGCGGCCAAGGAGATCCCCGAAATCCTCAATGAGATCGAAGACGAGATCGCCGGCATTATCGCCCGGCGCTCCGTCGAGGACAAGCTGGAAAAGCTCGTGGCCGACAAGATGCAGGAGCGCCACGAGGAGTACATGCGTGAGATCAAGATGCAGGTGCTGAAGGAGACAGGCGGGCCCGAGAACGCCCAGACGCTCAAGCGCCTGGCCCAGTTGGAGAAGATGAACAACGTCACCCTGGCCCGTTCGGCCATGGAGATGCTGCGTCCCCAACAGTTGAACGAGGTGGTGGGTCAGGAGCGCGCCGTCCAGGCCATCCTCTCCAAGCTGGCCTCTCCCTATCCCCAGCACATCCTCTGTTACGGCCCGCCCGGCGTCGGCAAGACGACGGCGGCCCGCCTGGCCTTCCAGGCGGCCAAGAGTCGCACCGTCACCCCCTTCCCGGACGAGGCGCCCTTTGTCGAGGTGGACGGCACCACCCTGCGCTGGGACCCCCGCGAGGTGACCAACCCGCTCTTGGGCTCTGTCCATGACCCGATCTACCAGGGCGCCCGCCGCGACCTGGCCGACACGGGCATCCCGGAGCCGAAACTGGGCCTGGTTAGCGAGGCCCACAGCGGCGTCCTCTTCATCGACGAGATCGGCGAGATGGACCCCATGCTGCTCAACAAACTGCTCAAGGTCCTCGAAGACAAGCGCGTCAGCTTTGACTCGGCCTACTATGACCCCCTCGACCCGAACGTGCCCCAGTGGATCAAAAAGATCTTCGACGAAGGCGCCCCGGCTGATTTCATCCTCGTCGGCGCCACCACCCGCGGCCCCGGCGAGCTCAACCCGGCCCTGCGCTCCCGCTGCGCCGAAATCTTTTTCGAACCCCTCACACCGGCCGATATCAAAGACATCATCGAAAACGCCGGCCAGCGCCTCGAGGTCAGCCTCGAAGCGGGTGTGGCCGACCTGATCGCCGAATACACCATCGAAGGCCGCAAGGCCGTCAACCTCCTGGCTGACGCTTACGGCTTGGCTCTCTTTCGCCGCGAGGAGACGGAGGGGCTGGAAAAAGAGGCTCACTCCAAGGCAGGCAGTACGGAAAGTTCCAAGTCCGGCGCGATGACCAGCGACGGGAAAGCCCCCATAATCGGCGTCACCTGCGACGACGTCCTCGAAGTCCTGCGCACCGCCCGCCTCAGCCCCTATGTGACCCGTAAGGGAGAACACAAGGCGGAAACGGGCCGCATCTTCGGCCTTGGCGTCGCCGGTTTCGTCGGTTCTGTCCTGGAGATCGAAGCGGTCGCCTTCCCCGCCAACGGCGAGGGCAAGGGCCACATCCGCTTCAACGATACGGCCGGCAGCATGGCCAAAGACTCCGTCTTCAACGCCGCCTCCGTCTTCCGCCGCCTGTCCGGCAAGGAACTGGCCGACTTCGACCTCCATGTCAACGTCGTCGGCGGCGGGAACATCGACGGCCCCTCCGCCGGTTTGGCCATATTCCTTTCCGTCTACTCGGCCATCCAGGAGATCCCCCTCTGGCAGGACGTGGCCGTCACCGGCGAGATCTCCCTGCGCGGCGGCGTCAAAGCCGTCGGCGGGATTTTCGAAAAGATCTACGGCGCCCGCCAGGCCGGCATCCGCCGCGTGCTCATCCCGAAGGAAAACGAGAAGGATGTCCCCTCGGGGTTGACCGGCATCGAGGTGATCCCGGTGGAGACCGTTGACGAGGCCTTGGCCCTGATCCAGTCAGGTCCCGCGATCGTCTCAGCAGAACAGGCGTCTTAA
- the rplI gene encoding 50S ribosomal protein L9: protein MKVILQQDVKNLGKKGDIVDVAEGYGRNYVLPRGLAIEATPVNLKNLERLKANEAKKKEQELMDAKELGAKLSGITVKVRSKAGEGSRLFGAVTNKEIAETVEKQFGLKVDKRKYELKQPIKTLGVYPITVKIHPAVSAELKVEVVSE from the coding sequence ATGAAAGTCATCTTGCAACAAGATGTGAAAAACCTCGGTAAAAAAGGCGACATTGTCGATGTCGCCGAAGGATATGGCCGCAACTATGTGCTGCCGCGGGGCCTCGCCATTGAAGCGACGCCGGTGAACCTGAAAAACCTGGAACGGCTGAAAGCCAACGAGGCGAAGAAAAAAGAGCAGGAACTGATGGACGCCAAGGAACTGGGCGCCAAGCTCTCCGGCATCACCGTCAAGGTCCGCTCAAAAGCCGGCGAGGGCAGCCGCCTCTTCGGCGCTGTGACGAACAAGGAGATCGCCGAGACGGTGGAAAAGCAGTTTGGCCTCAAGGTGGACAAGCGCAAATATGAATTAAAGCAACCGATCAAAACGCTGGGGGTTTACCCCATCACCGTTAAAATTCACCCTGCCGTTTCTGCGGAACTAAAAGTCGAGGTCGTCAGCGAATAA
- a CDS encoding DHH family phosphoesterase has product MLPGMKRRFSFWLLALPAVVGAGLLVAILAPVHRGVAGAMAALLVAVLFFAVESAYRWRQQAEERLSRLQEQFEASGANLLAHLPLGLVYIDSNGALLWHNPEFARMLGREGYRFKGKLRSHLPELHFKKNSGFSELVASRLVIRDRQIKVTLRIGPEEGRRLLALDDVTDYEQRAAREDGPVIGLCIIDNFDEAVAPLEDENKFALSAEIDKLLNEWAMGFEGFIRKVAEDRYVLLMTGSGLRLCQAHNFDVLDRIRSIRLENRIAVTLSIGLGVGEDSMADLGRLARTGVDLAMERGGDQVVVKSADRVYFYGGNTEAVEKRTRVRARVVAKSLRNLILAADNVVILGHEYADLDAAGAALGLSRAVVALGRPVSVVLDTRGGALDRLMPYVQANADLAKTLVSVEAAPDHVNARTLLVVVDTHKPSLLPDRTLLDRAGEIVIIDHHRRGEEFIDKNSLVYLEAYASSTCELVAEILQYLKEDLELGKTAASALLAGITVDTKHFVFMTGARTYEAASYLRRSGADPQLVQSLLRDPMETVVRRAAIIGGAEVHFGHIAIGVQEEAAPRATVISAQAADELLEVEGIQASFVLRPYPKGTAVSARSQGDINVHAILERLGGGGHLTIAGAQLAGLSLPEAKEKLLTAIGEYLEQQKEQKALAAAPV; this is encoded by the coding sequence ATGCTTCCCGGTATGAAAAGGCGCTTTTCCTTTTGGTTGTTGGCCCTTCCGGCTGTGGTCGGCGCCGGGCTGCTTGTCGCCATTCTCGCCCCGGTCCATCGCGGCGTCGCGGGGGCAATGGCGGCGCTTCTGGTGGCTGTGCTGTTTTTCGCCGTCGAGTCTGCCTATCGCTGGCGGCAACAGGCAGAAGAACGACTCAGCCGCCTCCAGGAACAGTTCGAAGCGTCGGGGGCCAACCTGCTGGCCCACCTGCCCTTGGGGCTCGTCTACATCGACAGCAACGGCGCCCTCTTGTGGCACAACCCCGAGTTTGCCCGCATGCTCGGTCGCGAGGGCTACCGTTTCAAAGGGAAACTGCGCAGCCACCTGCCGGAGCTGCACTTTAAGAAAAACTCCGGTTTTTCGGAACTGGTCGCCAGCCGCCTCGTCATCCGAGACCGGCAGATCAAGGTCACTCTGCGCATCGGCCCGGAAGAGGGCCGGCGTCTGCTCGCCTTGGACGATGTGACCGACTACGAACAGCGGGCGGCCCGGGAGGACGGTCCCGTTATTGGCCTTTGCATCATCGACAACTTCGATGAGGCTGTGGCGCCGCTGGAAGACGAAAACAAATTCGCCCTTTCCGCCGAGATCGACAAACTGCTCAACGAGTGGGCCATGGGCTTTGAGGGTTTCATCCGCAAGGTGGCGGAGGACCGCTATGTGCTGCTCATGACCGGTTCGGGTTTGCGGCTCTGCCAGGCCCACAACTTCGATGTCCTCGACCGCATCCGTTCGATCCGCTTGGAAAACCGCATCGCCGTCACCCTCAGCATCGGCCTCGGTGTCGGCGAGGATTCGATGGCCGATCTGGGCCGGCTGGCCCGCACCGGCGTCGACCTGGCCATGGAGCGGGGCGGCGATCAGGTGGTCGTCAAGTCTGCCGATCGGGTCTACTTCTACGGCGGCAACACGGAAGCCGTTGAAAAGCGCACCCGCGTGCGCGCACGCGTGGTGGCCAAATCGCTGCGCAACCTGATCCTGGCCGCCGACAACGTAGTCATCCTCGGCCATGAATACGCCGACTTAGACGCCGCCGGCGCGGCCCTCGGCCTCTCCCGCGCTGTCGTCGCCCTCGGCAGACCGGTCTCCGTCGTTCTCGACACCCGCGGCGGCGCCCTCGACCGGCTGATGCCCTATGTGCAGGCCAACGCAGATCTAGCCAAAACCCTTGTCAGTGTGGAAGCGGCGCCGGATCATGTGAACGCACGGACGCTGCTGGTCGTCGTAGACACCCACAAACCGTCCCTGCTGCCGGACCGAACCCTCCTCGATCGGGCCGGGGAGATCGTCATCATCGACCATCACCGGCGGGGCGAGGAGTTTATCGACAAAAACAGCCTCGTCTACCTGGAGGCGTACGCGTCGTCGACCTGTGAACTGGTGGCCGAGATCCTCCAGTACCTCAAGGAAGATCTGGAACTGGGCAAGACCGCCGCTTCGGCGCTCCTGGCCGGCATCACCGTCGACACGAAGCACTTTGTTTTCATGACCGGGGCGAGGACCTATGAGGCGGCCTCCTACCTGCGGCGCTCCGGCGCCGACCCGCAACTGGTGCAGTCGCTCCTGCGCGACCCCATGGAGACGGTCGTCCGCCGGGCGGCCATCATCGGCGGCGCCGAGGTTCACTTCGGCCATATCGCCATCGGCGTTCAGGAGGAAGCGGCGCCGCGGGCTACCGTCATCTCGGCCCAGGCGGCCGATGAACTGCTGGAGGTCGAAGGGATCCAAGCCTCTTTTGTCCTGCGGCCCTATCCGAAGGGGACAGCCGTTTCCGCTCGTTCCCAGGGGGACATTAACGTCCATGCCATCCTGGAGCGGCTCGGCGGCGGCGGCCACCTGACCATCGCCGGCGCGCAACTGGCGGGGCTCAGCCTGCCCGAGGCGAAGGAAAAACTCTTGACCGCCATCGGCGAGTACCTGGAACAGCAAAAAGAGCAAAAAGCCCTCGCTGCCGCTCCTGTGTAA